A genomic region of Miscanthus floridulus cultivar M001 chromosome 3, ASM1932011v1, whole genome shotgun sequence contains the following coding sequences:
- the LOC136545208 gene encoding uncharacterized protein, translating to MCECGVKSNYGLVPSELGIGHYCGHMIEYDESTRKCSWECYDGQAKFLDELKKRQVIARKRGYGPDYVNLFVKHHKEKMREFARQRGICNPIDVGLNKWGLERRTTLEEERARNEAREETRVQMQVLNEHVATLCARIGCSGEHAAEVARARYEEKKLDGHRSRAGRTVQSPIVLV from the exons atgtgcgaatgtggtgtaaaatccaactatggcctagtcccttcggagcttggaataggtcattattgcggccatatgattgagtatgatgag agcactaggaaatgcagttgggaatgttatgatggtcaagctaagttcttggatgaactgaagaagaggcaagtaattgcacggaagaggggatatggacctgactacgtcaacctattcgttaaacatcacaaagaaaagatgcgtgagtttgctagacagcgcggtatttgtaacccgatcgatgttgggcttaacaaatggggattggagaggcggacgacgttagaggaggagagggcaaggaatgaggcaagggaggagacaagagtacagatgcaggtcttgaacgagcatgttgctacattatgtgcca ggattggttgcagcggggaacatgctgcagaggtggctcgtgcaaggtatgaggagaagaagttagatggccatagatcacgagctggtcgcaccgttcaatcaccgattgtgcttgtgtga